The Parabacteroides timonensis sequence AGAGCGAAGAAAAACAATAGAAGATTTCGATTTCTGGTTTAAAGTCTACCAAGTAAAGATATGGCCTCTGTTTAATGAAAACTCAAAAGAGAGCGAAGGTAATTCCAAATTGCAGGAATTAATAGGCAATCAGATCATTGTGCATAAAATAGAATTAGACCCCGAAACACGTACTTATAAGGTGGACTGGTTCAATATGGCTAATTTTGAAAACTGGATTGAAAGTTCAGCCCATATTAATATGATGTTGGAGCAAGAAGCGGAAAAAGAGGCTGCAAAAGAACAGGCATTCTTGGACAGTCTGGAAAATCCTATAGACTATGATCCTGAATTATATGCAGGTGATCCAGTAGGTTTCCAAGAGGATTTATTCTGTGAAGAGGATTTCATAGACTGATAGTCTGTTTATATGAGGGACAATTTTTATTTTTGTATTTAATATAAGAATAAATTTTGTCCTTTTTTATTTATGAAAGAAGAGATCATATACATAGACAAGGAAAATGGCTATCTTACAGGCTCTATTCCTGTAAATGCCATTATCTATAAGAAAATAACAGGAATCGGTGCGACAACTTTAGAAATAGCCTGTAAGCGTAATTCCATAATCATAGAACCTAATACCCCTGTAATAGAAGGAAAAGCGAAAAAGCATTCCAATCTGTTAGGTGTATATGAGGGAATCACTACCAACCAGATCATTTCTTATTTACAGGATAGTCACATTTCCTATAAAAAGATAATGACCACCCCTGAATCATTTGGCAAGGTAAAGAAAGCATTCAACTTTCTTGATGTAAATATGTATCAGGATTACTTCCTCTTATTTGATGAATGCCATAAACTGACAAGCGATATAAGCTATAGGGAAACAATCACTCTGCCAATGGCTGATTTCTGGAAATTTGAAAGACGTTCCCTAATATCGGCTACAATCACAAACTTTACTACTTATCCCATCTTCCAGAAATATGGATTCAGAAATATCACCATACAGCCAAAATGGGATCATTCCTTAAAAGTGAATCTATATTCAAGCAATAACATTCTGCAAGATGTAAAGTCATATTTAGAGACACTACCAAGTAAAGAAGAAAAGGTATGCTTCTTTATAAATTCGATAGACATCATAATCTCTTTAATTCACGCACTGGGAATCAATGGGGATTCCAATATCTATTGTGCGAATAAGAGTGTCAGCAAATTAACACATAAAGGATTATCTCATATTCAACCAGACATAAACAATTTGAATCACTACAACTTCTATACAAGCCGTTATTTCTCTGCCGTTGATATTATTACAGATGATAAGCCTCACGTTGTTGTAATATCGGATGCTATCAAAGCACCCCAAACCCTGATAGAACCCGCTTTGGAATCCCGACAAATCGCAGGGCGTTTCAGAAATGGAATATCATCATTCACCCATATTGCAGGACTTGACAATAAAATCCGATATAAGACAACAGAAGAACTTCGTACCTTTATGCAAGAACAGCGAAAAGCCTATATCCAGTTGAAAACACTGTATAACTCAGCTTCGGAAGAAGGTGTTAGGCAAGTAATGAAAGAAGCCATTGAAAGAATAGAGATCAGCAAGTATATGGAAGAGGATAATTCTTTTAACTATTTCATGAGTGAGAATTTATTAGATGCGGAAGCTACCAAATCCAGATACCAGAACTGGGAAAATTTCATTCTTTCTTATTCCTTGGACGAAGAGTTTTTTGAGATCATAGATCAATATAACAATCAATATGAACAGGATAAAGACAGGATCAGAATATCCGTATCAAACAGCCGATTGTTAAGAAAGGAGATTGTCGATCAATTCTTTGCAGCAGGATTAGATAATGGAGCGGAAACAGAGGAACAAAAAGCATTATTGGAAGAACTGCAAAGGCAAGATGAGTTTATCGTGGAAATTTGCCAAAACTTTGATAAAGACTTTATTATCCAGAAGAATTATAACAAGCAACAATTAACCTTAGCTCTTATCAAAAAACAAGTAAAAGAACAATGTCTTAGTTTTCCCGTGATTGATGCGGTTTCTCAACTGTTTAGAATCGGATTTGTCTATTCGGAAGAAGAGATAACATCTACCTTGAATAAGATATATTCCGAACTTGGAATTAAAAGAGAGGCTAAAGCGACAGATATAAAAGAATATTTTGAAACGTCTCCCAGAAGGACTGTCAAACAAAAAGGAGCATTCAGGAAAGGATATAAGATTTGTAAATCCAAATTTATCAATAAAATTTCATAGTTCAATAAAATATATATATATTTGAATGTTAATACTTTAAATATAGATAAAATGAAAGATAAAACTATTAATTATGTTACTATTTCTTATAAAGACACTGAAAATAGTAAAGATCACTTTTTTAGTAACCTTACAGCTAATACTACTTATGAAGATATTAAGCAAAGTGAAAATACTTATATTAATATAAATATCAATGGAGGAAAAGAATATTACATAATAAATAATGAAATCCTTGAATTATGTAAAAGATTAACTACTGGTATTGGAGAAACAACTATCATTGATCGGAAAAATATAGTTTGGGGAAACGATTCTCTAATAAAAGCAATTGATTATATTTTGATGATAAAATAATTAGATACAAATATGGAATAAAAAATAGTATCAACCCATATAGAACTAGGGAGTGATTTTTAATCAGTTTTTGACTATATTTGAAAACCTAATCTTGGTTTAAACCAAGATTAGGTTTCTGTTGTTTTGAGTTTACACAAAAAATTGTGGATAGTTCCTGATTTCTATAAATCATTAAGCACATTATTTTCTACAGGATTTGTATCCTTTTCCTCCTTGGCTTTTTTTTCGTTAATATTGTCAATATAAGTAATTGACAGGTCTGGGCTGCTTTTAAGTCCTGATTGAAGTTTAAGTTCTATTCTTCCACTTGAAGTTTTAAAAAAGGAAAAAGTTGTACAGGGAATCTTTTCCTTAAAAATATTTATCTTTTGAAATGTAAACTTTTCCATTGATTTGTATGGATTCCCATATTTTTTTATAAGCATTTTTTTGAAGTACAAATAATCTTCTTTCATTGCTTCGAGGGATTTATCTTCTCGAAATCCCACACTTACCTCATAAACGGTAAGAGAAACGTTAGAACTTGAAATATTTACAGTAGCATCTCTACCTGCAAACTTACCTTTCAATATACAAATAGGACTATTAGAAGAAAAAACAACGCACTCAAATCCTTTTAATTTATAAACAAAAAATGCTATGTTACCAGTAATAGGTATATTCATGAATTTTAAATGTTCTTGAGAATATGAATCAACAGCATTAAAAAATGACAATATAATAAATAATAATAACTTCATTATTACCTTGTTACAATAAATCATATTTATTTACATTTATGTTAATGTATACTTATTACATGACAAAGATAGCAAAATATTCAAAATAAAATGGGTAATCTCTAAAAATATCCATTGGGATATATATAATTATTCATGGCAAAATGAATAGCTCACATTATGAAAGTATAATCCAGTGTCTCCTTTTGAGGTGGATAACGAAAATTTAGTACCCTAATAAAGTATTCCAGACTATGAATCCGCTTTTCTGTAAATTGTCTGTTATCCAATTTGTCAAAGAAAAATGAAGATTCAGGACAGTTGTTAAATATGACATACATTAGATCGCTATCGTATCGAGGTGGAATGATTCGCCTCTTCCTACAATAACAAACTATCTCATTATAATATCTCTGATAATCAGAAGGATTATTATCTCTTACTTGGTCGTCATAAATAAAACGGTCTGTGATTCGATAACCTGTTTTTTCTTTGGACAAGACAAGTAAACGGATAGCCTCCGCATTCAGTTTCTTGATGGTGGACAAGCCTATATTAAGAAACTTCTTTTCGGCTATGCGATTCAAACTATAAAGAACTGAGTTACTTCCCTGATAGCCGATACATTTCAGAAGAAGCAAATAGCCCTTGATGTCGGCAGGAATATCCTCTAATAGAAAATCATACTCAACACGAAAATAATTAATGGTTGGTTTCTTTACTTGGTAAGTATTACGGTAAAATACTCCCTTTTCTCCTTTTACTTGGTTGGTTGTGACAGATAACAGACCTGTTTTTTCAAATTTCTGGATATAGGAGGATATGGTTCTTTCTGCATATCCAGTCATTTCAACCAATGTTTTTTCCTTTATATGGGAAATGTAAGTTTCTTTATCTGTATTTAGTAATATACAACAAAAGGTATATGCCTCTTTATTTGTCAGCTTTAATAGTAAGTCTTTAAATATTAAGCGATAATTCATTAGATGCGATCCAAATGGTTGTTAAATAAAAAATCTGCGAGATCACCCGTTTGGAACTCTGAAAGAGTGCCAAACCATGATTAAGTAATAAATATATAAGTAATAAACATGGTGGCGCAAAAAGTAACCCGCCAACCCGCAAAAAGTAACCCACCCGTTATTTTCGGTTTAGGCTCGTATCTTCTTTGTTGATGGGGATCAGGATATTCAGCTCCATCAGTTTCTTGTATTGGGAACAATTTATATTCAATGCTTTCTTGCATTCTAATCTGTTATTGAAAATTCGGTTGTTTGGCGTGTATAATACCATATTCGAGAAATTGGATTTATGGAAGGACAAAATTCATTTACCTATTAGATATAAAAACAGGAATTGTCCTTGCGGTTTGGATAAAAAACAAGTAATCTGGGAAACTTGGAAGTATATCTGAAATGGATTTAGATTTTATCTTATTGATATATACAAAGATACGAACAAACAACCATCTAAAAAAGTAAATAGGCAGGAACTTGAATATCATACTACAAGTATCAATATTTATTATCAGTTTATTTTATAGACCTATATCCTACATGCCATTATATAGAGAGTTTCTTTTTAGGCGAAAAACAAAAGACGGACATTCCCATTTCTGGAAACATCCGTCTTAAAACACTTAATTATCAATGCAAAATCGGTTAGGAGCTTTTCTTCTTTTTCCTGATCCGATTTTTAACAACGGGAGCAGGTATATAAGTCTCTGTTGGCAAAATGTGTCTTTTTTTAATGGTTTCCACAATTTCCCTGTAAACTTCGATTCTGTCAAATGGTCTATATTCGTGCATAATGAGTTTCTTTGGAATGAATATTGGATTATCTGGAAACATGGAGAATCTCTTTAACTTGGAAGAACATACGAAGTTACAGATAAATAGGAACTTAAAAAAGTGATTTGTGAGTAAATCCAAAAAGAGAGAAGAACGATACTTCCTGTTTGATTTTTCCAATTGAACACGTATCTTTGTGGTAAATAGATAAAAGAATATGAAATCAACAACTGAATATATAAACATCTTGCGTGACTATATGGCGAAGAACGCTTCCAAATATAGCATTACCCGTATGGGGATATTCGGTTCTGTTGCCAGAGGAGAACAAACAGAAGATAGTGACGTTGATGTTTATTTGGAAACATCAAAGCCGAGTATGTTTGCATTGGTACATATAAAAGATGATCTGCAAACCCTGTTTGGTTGTAATGTCGATATTGTCCGATTACGGGATCACATGGATTCTTTCTTGAGAAACCGGATTGAGAAGGAGGGTATTTATGTGTGATACAGAGTTAATCCGTTCTTCTTTGATAAAGATACAAACGGCTTTAGATAGAATATTAAAGAGATCGGAAACAATACTTTCTCCAGACGATTTCTTGACGACACCAAGCGGAGTTGAGAGGTTGGAAAGTATTTGTATGCTGTTGATTGCAATCGGAGAAAGTGTCAAACGTATTGATAAAGCCACAAATAAAGAACTTTTATCGCATTATCCTGAAATTGATTGGAAAGGAGTTATGGGAATGCGAGACATTATAGCACATCATTATTTCGATATAGATGCAGTTATCGTTTTTGATGTAATGAAAAATAACCTGCCAGCCGTAAAAATGACTATTGATAAAATGTTATCTGACATTTAAAATTCTCTATACATTATTATATATATTCCTTTTACTTGGGTAACGTCAAAGAGTAAGCCTAACCAAGTAAGAAGTATATTCTATGCGTTCATAAGTCCACTACCTTTTATGTCCCCCACCCAGTAAGGAGAAGAAAAAAGGAATATCCTACACAAAAGCCTACAGGATCAGCCGATCACGATTTCATGTTCAGACGGGTACACTACCATTCAATCCAGAATAGAATATATTTAGCTGATTGAATTTACTATCTGACATTGAAAAGATAGGCTATATCTCTTACTTGGTGGTATTCCTTTCATTCTTGCAAATCCGTAATTCATAATCAATTAACTTATTAAACTACAAACGTATGGAAGGAATGTATAAGGTATGTGACGTTAAATTGACGTACAACACGAAAGTTAAGAGTTCGGAAAGGGCTGTTATCAAGGATTCCAACAGTGCTTATTCCTTATTAATGAATCATATATATGATTCTGAGACAATTCAATACAGGGAGTATATGAAACTGATCCTGTTGAACAACGCTAAAAGGGTATTGGGGATTGTACATATATCAGAGGGTGGATTGGATTCGACATCTGCCGATATACGAATCATTATGCAGGCTGCGATATTGGGAAACGCTTCTGCAATGATCCTTAGCCACAATCACCCATCTGGGAATAAACAACCAAGCAACCAAGACGATTTATTAACGGACAGGGTGAAAAAGGCTGCAAAACTATTTGATATTCAGTTGTTGGATCACATAATAGTGACAGATAGCGGATATTACTCTTATTTGGATGAAGGGAGGATATTATGAAGTGGTTGGCTTTCTTGGTGGTTCTTTTTTGTTTGATTGGGAATCCTGATTTATATCCGATCATAGCAGCACTTTTTCTTCTGTTTTATGGCTGTTTGTTTCTCTTTTTCTGGATAAGAGAAAAATTCAAGGATAAGTAAAGATTTTTCATTCTCTTACTTGGTTGATGTATAAACACTTTTTGTAACTTTGTGGTAATTCTACACGTTCATGGCGTTGAACCTCTGTGGAAGGACATATTTAACGAAAGGTGTTATTGAAATTATCTTCTTGTAACAAATCTCGCAAATTTGAAACTGGAATGAAGATGATAGCAATAGCACCCGCATCTTTTGTTATAGACTTACCTGAAAGGGTAAACTATATCTCAATGGGTGTGGGTTGCTGTTGTTTTATCCATTCCAGAGGCTATGCGAGAGCCTGTTACAAGGATAAAGCAAATACAGTTCCCACACCTTTTTTATTTAGTAATACTCTGAAGGGAACAGGAGATAGATATTTATAAAATGAAAACAAACAGATTTTTTACAGCCATTCTTTCAGTGGCTTTGTGTGTGAACTTCGTTTCTTGTGGTGACGATGATGATAATAATATCATTGATCCAGAGAATGTGACTAAACGGGTGGCAACTTGTACGAAAAATGAAACTTCTTATGCTATTAATTATGATAATGACGGGAAAGTTTCAAAAATAGTTTGTCAAGATGATGGGGAATCTTATGATTATGACTTTTCTTTTTCAGGGAATGAAGCTGTTGCCACTTCCGAAGAGAAAGATGGTTCATATACCTATATTGATAATATTAAGTTCTCTTTGAATGGAAACGGGTATTGTACAAGTGCAATATGGACAGCTATAGAAAAAGGCAGTACCACTTATGAAAGCACAGATAATTATAAATTTACTTATAATTCAGACAATCAAATGATAAAAGCTGATATTGATGGTGAGATTGAAGAATATGTATATAAAGATGGTGTGATGGTCAGCAGTGGTGTTGCAGAAACAATCACTTATACAGATATTCCAAATATAGGTAATTTGTTTGTTGCGTTTAGTACAGATTATAATGATCCGTTTGAAGAATGGCGTCTTGCAGGTCTATTAGGAAAAGCCTCAAAGTTCTTGCCCAAAACAGCTACATGGGATGAAGGTATGGAAACATACAATTACGAATTGGATGAGGAAGGGTATGTAAAGACAGTAAAGGTAACGTTCCGTGATACAAAGGGAAGTGAACGTTCCTATTCCTATAAATACACTTACGAAAATATCAAGTAAGATACTCATTCTTATTTAAGGCCCCCTTCCAGTAGCAAGGATATAAAGAAGATCACCCAAGCGAGCAAAGAGTATTCTTGTTTACTTGGGTGATTTTGCGTATATTTGAATTGAAAATGAGATAATTAACTAATTTATTAATCAGTATTGGTATGGCTTTGACAGTTAAACCATGAGTTAAACCGTAAAAGATATTATAAGCTAAGTTGTTGTAAATGAGATAGCTCAGCTGGTTAGAGCGCATGATTCATAATCATGAGGTCCCCGGTTCAATCCCGGGTCTCGCTACAAAATAAAAGGTTTACAAGAAATTGTAAGTCTTTTTTTTGTTTTTATACAATGACTTATTATACATTATTATTATAGTCTCTCCTAATCTCTCCCGATTCAAAAATAGATTTTTTTATAAAAACAGTGCGAAAAGTTTGGAGTAACAATTTTTTTTATACCTTTGTCATATACAAATAGTACAATGTTTGTTTAATATAATATGAAATTGTATGATTAAGTTTTTATTAGATTACTCCAGCGGCGTACCGGTCTATCGTCAGATTATCGATCAGATTATATTTGGCATAGCATCAGGGCAACTAAAACTAGGTGAGCAACTTCCTACGGTCAGGGCGCTAGCCGTAGAGTTGAAGGTGAATCTGAACACGGTATCCAAGGCGTATAAAGAATTAGAAATCAAAAATATATTGGAAACCCAACAGGGTACAGGAACGTTTATCAATAAAACGGAGAATGTAATACAGGAAAAGGAGAGGGAAGATAAACTGAAAGAAATTTGCATACAGTTTTCTTCTGTGGCCTTCAGTTATGGTTTTACTCTTAGTGAAATCATACAGGAATTGAAAAATATTGAAACCTCTAAAAAATAATACTTATGACAACAAATGTGATCAACAAGGGATGGTTTAATCCTATTTCTCTTTCTGTATTGCTGGTACTGATTTTTTTATCAGTCGTTTTGCATAGTTTGCATATTGTGAATATGCCGGTTTTGTTGTTCTTGATTCTCATTTCCAGTTTGTTGGCTCTTTCAATCCGTGTGGCCGACCAATGGGAACGGGCAGTGGTGTTACGTATGGGTAAATTTAAGGGTTTAAAAGGTCCTGGGCCATTTATGATTATTCCTATTCTTGATAGCGTATCTGCTTATATCGACCAACGGGTACGGGTAAGTGCTTTTAAAGCAGAACAAACCCTGACGAAAGATACAGTACCTGTCAACGTGGATGCTGTTGTGTACTGGACGGTTTGGGATGTGGAGAAGGCGGCTTTGGAAGTGCAGGAGTATCAAAAAGCCATTGAACATATAGCCCAGACAGGGTTAAGGGATA is a genomic window containing:
- a CDS encoding slipin family protein, coding for MTTNVINKGWFNPISLSVLLVLIFLSVVLHSLHIVNMPVLLFLILISSLLALSIRVADQWERAVVLRMGKFKGLKGPGPFMIIPILDSVSAYIDQRVRVSAFKAEQTLTKDTVPVNVDAVVYWTVWDVEKAALEVQEYQKAIEHIAQTGLRDTIGKHELSTLLQERDKIAEDLQHVLDRNTNPWGITCQTVGINDIAIPQDLADAMSKEAQAERERRARVILGTAETEIAEKFELASKKYTDNPVALHLRGMNMLFEGLKEKGSMIIVPSSALDTMNLGAMGGLASLAKSNEQ
- a CDS encoding GntR family transcriptional regulator, with the translated sequence MIKFLLDYSSGVPVYRQIIDQIIFGIASGQLKLGEQLPTVRALAVELKVNLNTVSKAYKELEIKNILETQQGTGTFINKTENVIQEKEREDKLKEICIQFSSVAFSYGFTLSEIIQELKNIETSKK
- a CDS encoding JAB domain-containing protein, with translation MEGMYKVCDVKLTYNTKVKSSERAVIKDSNSAYSLLMNHIYDSETIQYREYMKLILLNNAKRVLGIVHISEGGLDSTSADIRIIMQAAILGNASAMILSHNHPSGNKQPSNQDDLLTDRVKKAAKLFDIQLLDHIIVTDSGYYSYLDEGRIL
- a CDS encoding nucleotidyltransferase family protein; the protein is MKSTTEYINILRDYMAKNASKYSITRMGIFGSVARGEQTEDSDVDVYLETSKPSMFALVHIKDDLQTLFGCNVDIVRLRDHMDSFLRNRIEKEGIYV
- a CDS encoding HepT-like ribonuclease domain-containing protein — protein: MCDTELIRSSLIKIQTALDRILKRSETILSPDDFLTTPSGVERLESICMLLIAIGESVKRIDKATNKELLSHYPEIDWKGVMGMRDIIAHHYFDIDAVIVFDVMKNNLPAVKMTIDKMLSDI
- a CDS encoding DUF4595 domain-containing protein; translated protein: MKTNRFFTAILSVALCVNFVSCGDDDDNNIIDPENVTKRVATCTKNETSYAINYDNDGKVSKIVCQDDGESYDYDFSFSGNEAVATSEEKDGSYTYIDNIKFSLNGNGYCTSAIWTAIEKGSTTYESTDNYKFTYNSDNQMIKADIDGEIEEYVYKDGVMVSSGVAETITYTDIPNIGNLFVAFSTDYNDPFEEWRLAGLLGKASKFLPKTATWDEGMETYNYELDEEGYVKTVKVTFRDTKGSERSYSYKYTYENIK